Proteins from one Epinephelus moara isolate mb chromosome 1, YSFRI_EMoa_1.0, whole genome shotgun sequence genomic window:
- the senp8 gene encoding sentrin-specific protease 8 isoform X2, producing the protein MDPVVLSYQDSLLRRSDVSLLEGPYWLNDQVIGFAFEYFAAERFRVLGDTITFISPEVTQFIKCASCPDELALFLEPLDLASRHWVFLAVNDNSNQTAGGSHWSLLVYHHNSNHFAHYDSQNGSNSLHARRIASKLEPFLGAGRKALFVEEPCPSQQNSYDCGMYVICIAEALCEKARVEGSPRLPVQIITPAYITQKRAEWCRLIQSLAQNDLCCSLSFP; encoded by the coding sequence ATGGACCCTGTAGTGCTGAGCTACCAGGACAGCCTGTTGCGGCGCTCTGATGTGTCCCTGCTGGAGGGACCTTACTGGCTCAACGACCAAGTCATTGGTTTCGCCTTCGAGTACTTTGCTGCTGAGCGCTTCAGAGTCCTGGGGGACACCATCACCTTCATCAGCCCAGAGGTCACCCAGTTCATCAAGTGTGCTTCCTGTCCCGATGAGTTGGCCCTGTTCCTGGAGCCGCTGGATCTCGCCTCTCGTCACTGGGTCTTCCTAGCCGTTAACGACAACTCCAACCAGACCGCTGGGGGATCCCACTGGAGCCTTCTGGTCTACCACCACAACTCCAACCACTTTGCACACTATGACTCTCAAAACGGCAGCAACTCGCTGCACGCGCGGCGCATCGCCAGCAAGTTAGAGCCTTTCTTGGGCGCAGGGAGAAAAGCGCTGTTCGTGGAGGAGCCCTGCCCGTCGCAGCAGAACAGCTATGACTGCGGCATGTATGTTATCTGTATCGCTGAGGCCTTGTGTGAGAAGGCCAGGGTGGAGGGCTCCCCACGCCTTCCTGTGCAAATCATCACCCCAGCCTACATCACCCAGAAGAGGGCTGAATGGTGCAGACTGATCCAGAGTCTAGCTCAGAACGACCTCTGCTGCTCGCTGTCTTTTCCTTAG
- the senp8 gene encoding sentrin-specific protease 8 isoform X1 — protein MTDTLCWRMDPVVLSYQDSLLRRSDVSLLEGPYWLNDQVIGFAFEYFAAERFRVLGDTITFISPEVTQFIKCASCPDELALFLEPLDLASRHWVFLAVNDNSNQTAGGSHWSLLVYHHNSNHFAHYDSQNGSNSLHARRIASKLEPFLGAGRKALFVEEPCPSQQNSYDCGMYVICIAEALCEKARVEGSPRLPVQIITPAYITQKRAEWCRLIQSLAQNDLCCSLSFP, from the exons ATG acTGACACTCTGTGTTGGAGGATGGACCCTGTAGTGCTGAGCTACCAGGACAGCCTGTTGCGGCGCTCTGATGTGTCCCTGCTGGAGGGACCTTACTGGCTCAACGACCAAGTCATTGGTTTCGCCTTCGAGTACTTTGCTGCTGAGCGCTTCAGAGTCCTGGGGGACACCATCACCTTCATCAGCCCAGAGGTCACCCAGTTCATCAAGTGTGCTTCCTGTCCCGATGAGTTGGCCCTGTTCCTGGAGCCGCTGGATCTCGCCTCTCGTCACTGGGTCTTCCTAGCCGTTAACGACAACTCCAACCAGACCGCTGGGGGATCCCACTGGAGCCTTCTGGTCTACCACCACAACTCCAACCACTTTGCACACTATGACTCTCAAAACGGCAGCAACTCGCTGCACGCGCGGCGCATCGCCAGCAAGTTAGAGCCTTTCTTGGGCGCAGGGAGAAAAGCGCTGTTCGTGGAGGAGCCCTGCCCGTCGCAGCAGAACAGCTATGACTGCGGCATGTATGTTATCTGTATCGCTGAGGCCTTGTGTGAGAAGGCCAGGGTGGAGGGCTCCCCACGCCTTCCTGTGCAAATCATCACCCCAGCCTACATCACCCAGAAGAGGGCTGAATGGTGCAGACTGATCCAGAGTCTAGCTCAGAACGACCTCTGCTGCTCGCTGTCTTTTCCTTAG